From the genome of Metallibacterium scheffleri:
CGCGCAGCAGCGATGCCCCGAGGGCGTTGATGCGTACCTCGATCTCCCCCGCGCCCAGCGCCTGTTGCAGCGCCGCGCGATCCGCTGGCCCCAGCGGCAGGGTGGCAAGGTCGATCACATGAGTGGTGCCACTGGCGAGATACGCCTGCAGTGCATCCTCCAGCTCGCGCAGGATGGCCGCGACCATGCCGGTCGCGTCGTCGCGCGGCTCGATGACCACGGCGATTTCAAGCGGTTTCATCGGTCCACCTGCGCAGCACATCGCGCACGCAGTGCTCGATTTGCGGCAGCGCGCTCGTCAGTTCCGCGCTGAGGTGTTCGCCCCAGCCGATAGGGCCGGGTTCGATGCCGATCAGCGCGCGTCGCGGTGGCAGGCGATCGAGCAGTCGCGCCATGTCCAGCAACTCGCCCAGGCTGACCTCGTGCACGCTGCCGGCTTGCGCGCGGCGCAGCCATTGGTCCATGGCCGCGCCCTCGAAACAGCGCACCGTACCCGCCGCAGTGTTCATGCGCATCGCGTCGATGAAGATCAAACGCCGGGTCTGCTCGATCTCGACCAGCAGTGTGGCACCCAGCGTGCCGGCGTCGTACAGATGGATGCCGGGCCGCGCACCCAGCGCGTTGTGCAGCCAGTGCAGCGCATGCACACCCACGCCATCGTCGCCCTGCAGGGTGTTGCCGACCCCCATGATCAGCGTGGGTCGCAGCGCCGGATCCCCGGTCGGCGGCGCGGGTGCCGTGCATGCCGGCACTGCATTTGCTGAATGGCTCGGCATGCTGCACTCCCCAAGGC
Proteins encoded in this window:
- a CDS encoding hydrogenase expression/formation protein → MKPLEIAVVIEPRDDATGMVAAILRELEDALQAYLASGTTHVIDLATLPLGPADRAALQQALGAGEIEVRINALGASLLRETGFAGIWWVRHEDAEGKLLCELLEVTDVPEIVRAYRADIEAASARLCGLTALPN
- a CDS encoding HyaD/HybD family hydrogenase maturation endopeptidase; translated protein: MPSHSANAVPACTAPAPPTGDPALRPTLIMGVGNTLQGDDGVGVHALHWLHNALGARPGIHLYDAGTLGATLLVEIEQTRRLIFIDAMRMNTAAGTVRCFEGAAMDQWLRRAQAGSVHEVSLGELLDMARLLDRLPPRRALIGIEPGPIGWGEHLSAELTSALPQIEHCVRDVLRRWTDETA